A stretch of the Candidatus Jettenia sp. AMX2 genome encodes the following:
- a CDS encoding DUF362 domain-containing protein translates to MPSVSIVKCDEYSLEKVYHAIHKSLALIDGIDKLVRPGMKVLLKINLLSSSQPPDRAVNTHPIIVRALVNIFQKDFGCDVSIGDSSGSVKNSSTFNAFRITRINEIAEDTGAKIINFDKDEYLDISNTEYEIVDKFRIAKTLRMADFIISVPKLKTHGLTQYTGAIKNMLGTIPGNGKKNIHLIAPKPTVFAKAVVDIYQTVPPHLTIMDAIVGMEGNGPNAGQPKKVGLILASRDSVALDAVASTIIGFEPMAIPTIRFAHQRNLGIGELDSISVVGEPLAEVSIPDFKKPSSGAQDFAGKYLPNFLLSLMFDTTCSTFSTVNHSNCTQCYECIRNCPAGAMAKENSKVIVDKKKCIGCFCCDEVCDFEAIVMKRSLLGRTLLGMAKALGVEKVE, encoded by the coding sequence ATGCCTTCCGTATCAATTGTCAAGTGTGATGAGTACTCACTGGAAAAAGTTTATCATGCTATTCATAAGTCTTTGGCACTAATCGATGGTATTGATAAGCTTGTTAGGCCCGGCATGAAGGTCCTTTTAAAGATTAACCTGCTTTCATCCTCACAACCTCCCGATAGGGCAGTGAATACTCACCCTATAATAGTCAGAGCACTCGTCAATATATTTCAAAAAGACTTTGGATGTGATGTTTCCATTGGAGACTCCTCAGGCAGTGTTAAAAACAGTTCAACCTTTAATGCCTTTCGGATAACCCGTATCAACGAAATTGCAGAAGATACAGGAGCAAAGATTATTAATTTTGATAAAGATGAGTATCTTGATATTTCCAACACGGAATATGAAATTGTAGATAAATTTCGCATTGCTAAAACACTACGAATGGCAGATTTTATTATCTCAGTACCAAAATTGAAAACACATGGTTTAACCCAATACACGGGCGCCATTAAAAACATGCTGGGAACAATTCCCGGAAACGGCAAAAAAAATATACATTTAATTGCACCGAAACCAACCGTATTTGCCAAAGCAGTAGTAGATATTTATCAAACAGTCCCCCCCCATCTCACAATAATGGATGCTATTGTAGGTATGGAGGGAAATGGTCCCAATGCCGGCCAACCCAAAAAGGTAGGGCTTATTCTTGCCAGTCGGGACAGTGTGGCTCTTGATGCAGTAGCCAGCACTATTATCGGATTCGAACCTATGGCTATACCCACTATCCGATTCGCTCATCAACGCAACTTAGGTATCGGCGAATTAGATTCCATAAGTGTCGTTGGCGAGCCATTAGCAGAAGTATCTATCCCCGATTTTAAAAAACCTTCAAGCGGTGCCCAAGATTTTGCAGGAAAATATTTACCAAATTTTTTACTATCCTTGATGTTCGACACAACATGCTCAACATTTTCAACGGTCAATCATTCAAACTGCACACAATGTTACGAATGTATAAGAAACTGCCCTGCCGGCGCTATGGCAAAGGAAAATAGCAAAGTAATCGTAGATAAGAAAAAGTGTATCGGGTGCTTCTGTTGCGATGAAGTATGTGATTTTGAGGCGATTGTCATGAAAAGGTCCCTGCTGGGAAGAACACTATTGGGTATGGCAAAGGCCCTTGGGGTTGAGAAAGTTGAATAA
- the mgtE gene encoding magnesium transporter — MEIQWTKIFLPEIKELIEMKDFKGLRDFLRERHPADIVDILRELTPTERVMSFRLLDKTKISETFTLFDPTEQEELLKQFTEQHAREILLQMQPDDRTQLFDELPAYIVEKLLKLLPPLERKEANELLNYPHNSAGRIMTPEYVDLEMDMTVEQALEHIRKTGPNRETIYICYIVDETKKLRGVASLKNIILANINQFIKDIMNENVIHVRTTDDQEKVAQVVQRYDILAVPVVDNEDRLVGIVTVDDVLDVVQEEVTEDFQKMAGIQTTEEEYFRIAFSKRVANRIFWLVILVIAATISQAILKSYSGMLSSVIALTYFIPMLTGSGGNTGSQSSTLIIRALATGEVKSKEWWKIILREFKVGVALGFVMGLIAFTIAAISLNHAAVALTVGISLFAVVCVGNIVGITIPLFFRFIKLDPAFVSAPFIATLLDATGLIIYFEIARRILIILSL; from the coding sequence ATGGAAATACAGTGGACAAAAATATTTCTTCCTGAGATTAAAGAACTCATAGAAATGAAGGACTTTAAAGGTCTGAGGGATTTTCTCCGGGAACGCCATCCCGCGGATATTGTAGATATCCTCAGGGAACTCACTCCTACAGAACGTGTAATGAGTTTCAGATTACTTGATAAAACTAAAATTTCAGAAACTTTTACTTTGTTTGACCCTACTGAACAAGAAGAACTACTGAAGCAATTTACAGAACAGCACGCAAGAGAAATTTTATTACAAATGCAACCAGACGACCGAACGCAACTGTTTGATGAATTGCCTGCATATATTGTAGAAAAGTTACTAAAATTGCTCCCACCTCTGGAGCGAAAAGAGGCTAACGAACTCCTCAACTATCCACATAATTCTGCAGGTCGTATAATGACCCCTGAGTATGTAGACCTCGAAATGGATATGACCGTGGAGCAGGCACTTGAACATATTCGCAAGACAGGCCCAAACCGCGAGACCATTTATATTTGCTATATTGTTGACGAAACCAAAAAACTTCGCGGTGTAGCTTCCTTAAAAAATATCATCCTTGCCAATATAAACCAATTTATCAAAGATATTATGAATGAAAATGTTATCCATGTCCGTACAACTGACGACCAGGAAAAAGTAGCGCAAGTAGTGCAAAGATATGATATTTTAGCCGTTCCCGTGGTGGATAACGAAGATAGATTAGTAGGTATTGTTACCGTTGATGACGTTTTAGACGTAGTACAGGAAGAGGTAACCGAAGACTTCCAGAAAATGGCCGGCATACAAACCACCGAGGAAGAATATTTTCGTATAGCATTCTCAAAACGAGTTGCTAACAGAATATTCTGGCTGGTTATCCTTGTAATAGCAGCAACAATATCACAGGCTATCTTGAAAAGTTATTCTGGCATGTTAAGCTCTGTAATTGCCCTCACCTATTTTATCCCAATGTTAACAGGATCCGGTGGGAACACAGGCTCACAGTCTTCTACTCTTATCATAAGAGCATTAGCAACAGGTGAGGTCAAATCTAAAGAATGGTGGAAAATTATATTACGAGAATTCAAGGTTGGCGTTGCACTTGGGTTTGTTATGGGACTGATTGCTTTCACCATTGCAGCGATATCTTTAAACCATGCTGCCGTTGCGTTAACCGTAGGTATTTCTCTCTTCGCTGTTGTTTGCGTAGGTAATATTGTCGGCATAACAATCCCCTTATTTTTCAGGTTTATAAAACTTGATCCCGCCTTTGTCTCTGCGCCATTTATCGCCACATTGCTGGATGCTACCGGACTGATTATTTATTTTGAAATTGCCAGAAGGATTCTTATCATACTCTCGTTATAA